One Helianthus annuus cultivar XRQ/B chromosome 12, HanXRQr2.0-SUNRISE, whole genome shotgun sequence genomic region harbors:
- the LOC110896678 gene encoding UDP-glycosyltransferase 91A1 codes for MGDQNYAKLHIAMLPWLAFGHLIPFLELAKLLASKGHNISFISTSRNIDRLPQIPQTLTPFIQFIKINLPKALNLPENADSTKDLPFNKVKYLKLACDRLQTPLAHFLETSSPDWIMCDFVTYWVGPIAAERGIRSAYFSVFPALMLCFAGTPEVAMHGDDSRVTLEDFVKRPKWVSFQSEVRPSMFQLIRGNENFNAVEENVSDAYRLGATVRGCDAVIVRSSFGFELEWLNLLDELYKKPVIPAGLLPAAADTECHACWPETKQWLDMHEKGSVVYIAFGTETKPSQYELTQLALGLELCGLPFYWVLIDQRGVSDDDVIELPCGFEERTRGRGVVCRGWAPQFKILNHDSVGGLLIHSGMSSVVEGFQLGKPLVLLPFLMDQGLIASYLVEKKMAYMIHREDVDGSFTPESVADSLSLVMVREEGKMYREKAKEMMGLFGDRDVQDDYVDDLIRFLQT; via the coding sequence ATGGGCGACCAAAACTATGCTAAGCTCCACATAGCAATGCTTCCATGGCTAGCCTTTGGCCACCTTATCCCCTTCCTTGAACTCGCAAAGCTTCTAGCCTCCAAAGGTCACAACATCTCCTTCATATCAACCTCTCGAAACATCGATCGCCTCCCTCAAATCCCACAAACCCTAACCCCTTTTATTCAATTTATCAAAATCAATCTACCAAAAGCTCTAAATCTCCCGGAAAACGCAGACTCCACCAAGGATTTACCCTTCAACAAGGTCAAGTACCTCAAACTCGCATGCGACCGCCTCCAAACGCCCCTCGCCCATTTCCTTGAAACCTCATCTCCGGATTGGATTATGTGCGATTTCGTTACTTACTGGGTTGGTCCGATCGCGGCTGAACGCGGCATCCGATCGGCTTATTTTAGTGTTTTTCCGGCCCTGATGTTGTGTTTCGCGGGTACCCCTGAGGTGGCCATGCATGGCGATGATTCCCGAGTAACACTCGAGGATTTTGTCAAACGACCCAAGTGGGTGTCGTTTCAATCTGAAGTTCGACCGAGTATGTTTCAACTCATCAGAGGGAATGAAAACTTCAATGCGGTCGAAGAAAACGTTAGCGATGCGTATCGGCTTGGGGCGACGGTCCGCGGCTGTGACGCGGTGATTGTAAGAAGTAGTTTCGGTTTCGAGCTGGAGTGGTTGAACCTCTTGGACGAGCTTTACAAAAAACCGGTCATTCCGGCCGGGCTTTTACCGGCAGCAGCGGATACCGAATGCCATGCATGTTGGCCGGAAACGAAACAGTGGTTGGACATGCATGAAAAAGGGTCGGTAGTTTACATTGCGTTTGGAACTGAAACAAAACCGAGTCAGTACGAGTTGACTCAGTTGGCTTTAGGTTTAGAGTTGTGTGGGTTACCGTTTTACTGGGTGTTAATTGATCAGCGTGGGGTATCAGATGATGACGTCATTGAGTTGCCATGTGGGTTTGAGGAGAGGACACGTGGACGTGGTGTGGTGTGTAGGGGTTGGGCACCGCAGTTCAAGATACTGAATCATGACTCGGTGGGTGGGTTGTTGATTCACTCGGGTATGAGTTCAGTGGTGGAAGGGTTTCAACTCGGTAAACCGCTGGTGTTGCTGCCGTTCTTAATGGATCAAGGTTTGATTGCTAGTTATTTGGTGGAGAAGAAGATGGCATATATGATTCATAGGGAGGATGTGGATGGGTCGTTTACTCCAGAATCGGTGGCTGACTCACTGAGTCTTGTGATGGTGAGAGAAGAGGGGAAAATGTATAGGGAAAAAGCTAAAGAGATGATGGGTTTGTTCGGTGACAGAGATGTTCAAGATGACTATGTTGATGATTTGATTCGGTTTCTTCAAACATAG